A genomic stretch from Methylorubrum extorquens includes:
- a CDS encoding conserved protein of unknown function (Evidence 4 : Unknown function but conserved in other organisms), producing the protein MRSSSPTRATAASARALKLDHPIECNRLVNVRGIGLHRFAKHLVCKPFLQNDSISVEFVSHAIELRHYRISTIDQRIRKLATELSLRSKICCKEFHIASMLKRARNASHKTA; encoded by the coding sequence GTGCGGTCGTCATCTCCAACGCGGGCCACCGCGGCTTCTGCCCGCGCTTTGAAACTCGACCACCCGATTGAGTGCAATAGATTAGTGAATGTCAGGGGTATCGGCTTGCACAGGTTTGCCAAGCATCTCGTCTGCAAGCCGTTTCTCCAGAATGATAGCATTTCGGTCGAATTCGTCAGCCATGCCATAGAGCTTCGACACTACCGGATCTCTACGATCGACCAGCGCATCCGCAAGCTCGCGACAGAGCTTAGCCTTCGCTCGAAAATATGCTGCAAGGAATTTCATATCGCTTCAATGCTGAAGCGGGCGAGAAACGCGAGTCACAAGACTGCGTAG
- a CDS encoding conserved protein of unknown function (Evidence 4 : Unknown function but conserved in other organisms) produces MNVTRRIFAAGAATIPFVGAGLPISRARATEQDAPIIGSQAAADPLELAIDAYIYGYPLVTMELTRRVLTNVVAPEGKGAPMGQFASMREYPNAKFRAVTAPNADTLYSSAFLDVGQEPHLLTIPEENGRYFLMPMLSAWTNVFAVPGKRTTGTGPQTYFIAGPGWSGSVPSGAKLIQAPTNLIWILGRTYCTGTPEDYTAVHALQDRYRLIPASATGKTYTPAPGRVDPSIDMKTAVREQVNRMDATTYFNLLASLMKDNPPALADGVPVAKMASLGIVPGQPFDLASQPPVIREAIDKAPREAIPHIMEHFKNTGSHVNGWTFTTDGGDYGKDYLQRALITAIGLGCNLPQDAVYPTTTVDAAGRKLNGNSKYVMRFAEGELPPVNGFWSVTMYDADYFFVDNPINRYSVSPRDALKANPDGSVDLFIQAESPGAHHESNWLPAPSGPFVLMMRTYWPKDTLLNGSWSPPPVTRSTSASL; encoded by the coding sequence ATGAACGTCACTCGACGGATCTTTGCCGCAGGCGCCGCTACAATCCCCTTCGTCGGAGCAGGCCTACCCATCAGCCGAGCGAGGGCCACAGAGCAGGATGCACCGATTATTGGCAGCCAAGCGGCGGCCGATCCGCTGGAACTGGCAATAGACGCCTACATCTACGGCTACCCGCTTGTTACCATGGAGTTGACCCGGCGCGTTCTCACAAACGTGGTCGCGCCTGAGGGTAAGGGCGCTCCGATGGGCCAGTTCGCCAGCATGCGGGAGTACCCGAACGCCAAATTTCGCGCCGTCACCGCGCCGAATGCTGACACACTCTATTCCAGCGCCTTCCTCGACGTGGGCCAAGAGCCCCACCTCCTCACCATCCCGGAGGAAAACGGGCGCTATTTCCTCATGCCGATGCTGAGCGCCTGGACGAATGTCTTCGCCGTGCCGGGCAAGCGCACTACGGGGACTGGACCGCAGACCTACTTCATAGCAGGACCCGGCTGGAGCGGCAGTGTGCCGTCTGGCGCCAAACTGATCCAGGCACCGACCAATTTGATCTGGATCCTGGGCCGGACCTACTGCACGGGTACGCCCGAGGACTACACGGCTGTGCACGCGTTGCAGGATCGTTACAGACTTATCCCGGCGAGCGCGACCGGTAAGACATACACGCCCGCTCCGGGTCGGGTCGATCCAAGCATCGATATGAAGACGGCCGTGCGCGAGCAGGTCAACCGCATGGACGCGACGACCTACTTCAACTTGCTGGCCTCCCTGATGAAGGATAACCCACCGGCGCTCGCGGATGGAGTTCCAGTCGCTAAGATGGCCTCCCTTGGGATCGTGCCCGGTCAGCCCTTCGATCTGGCAAGTCAGCCGCCTGTTATCCGAGAGGCGATCGACAAGGCGCCAAGGGAGGCTATCCCGCACATCATGGAGCACTTCAAGAATACGGGCAGCCACGTGAACGGGTGGACATTCACTACGGACGGCGGTGATTACGGTAAGGATTACCTGCAGCGTGCCCTAATCACAGCGATCGGGCTCGGCTGCAACTTACCTCAGGATGCGGTCTACCCAACCACAACGGTCGACGCCGCCGGCCGCAAGCTGAATGGCAACTCGAAGTATGTGATGAGGTTTGCGGAAGGCGAGCTGCCGCCCGTCAATGGCTTTTGGTCTGTGACGATGTATGACGCAGACTACTTTTTTGTCGATAATCCAATCAATCGTTACTCAGTGAGCCCGCGCGACGCTCTTAAGGCCAACCCGGACGGCTCAGTCGATCTCTTCATCCAAGCTGAGAGCCCAGGAGCGCATCACGAATCGAACTGGCTCCCAGCCCCGTCTGGGCCCTTTGTTCTTATGATGCGGACCTACTGGCCGAAGGACACTCTGCTGAATGGATCGTGGTCGCCACCGCCCGTCACGCGCAGCACGAGCGCTTCTCTCTAA
- a CDS encoding conserved protein of unknown function (Evidence 4 : Unknown function but conserved in other organisms) codes for MIRFGALRAAKLAACWELVMKLILVSVGIFAGLMAYFPTEANAAVCARGVYRAGCVGPRGAVGARRGVYGPRAVGIYRRGYYGPRAFGGRRW; via the coding sequence TTGATTCGGTTTGGTGCTCTCCGGGCAGCCAAGCTGGCAGCGTGCTGGGAGCTTGTCATGAAGCTCATCCTGGTCTCCGTTGGTATCTTTGCGGGCCTCATGGCGTATTTTCCGACGGAGGCTAACGCGGCCGTGTGCGCACGTGGTGTTTATCGAGCAGGTTGTGTCGGTCCGCGTGGTGCGGTTGGAGCCCGACGCGGGGTGTATGGCCCACGCGCAGTGGGGATCTACCGACGCGGATACTATGGACCTCGGGCATTCGGGGGCCGGCGCTGGTGA
- a CDS encoding protein of unknown function (Evidence 5 : Unknown function) encodes MKCSSSGAAPLRPPGTDPLAVCPGADRQQTGRQEFVSGNRKMIKIYQGLTSNVTLG; translated from the coding sequence GTGAAGTGTAGCAGCAGCGGGGCGGCCCCTCTGCGGCCCCCAGGAACCGACCCGCTGGCCGTCTGCCCAGGAGCTGACCGGCAACAGACAGGACGGCAGGAATTTGTGTCAGGCAATAGGAAGATGATCAAGATATACCAAGGGCTTACATCAAATGTAACCCTGGGCTAG
- a CDS encoding protein of unknown function (Evidence 5 : Unknown function) yields the protein MRLSATCRAGTIGGELTFLLRPGLIVGEKPGSQELGTLLAHASTSHKPAVLILDVPEAGVFDPGDDASRHLAVDQNCEGAGLTVRCEAVGLHCDLPQAACRLSAKSSGTSPY from the coding sequence GTGCGATTGAGCGCCACCTGTCGTGCAGGAACTATCGGTGGCGAACTAACCTTTTTGTTACGACCAGGCCTGATCGTCGGCGAGAAACCAGGCAGCCAGGAACTCGGCACCCTGCTCGCGCATGCCAGCACGTCCCATAAACCGGCCGTTCTGATCCTCGATGTGCCAGAGGCCGGGGTGTTCGACCCGGGCGATGACGCGTCCCGCCATCTCGCGGTCGATCAAAACTGTGAAGGCGCCGGGCTCACCGTCCGGTGCGAGGCTGTAGGTTTGCACTGCGACCTCCCTCAGGCTGCCTGCAGGCTCTCAGCAAAATCGTCCGGCACCTCGCCGTACTGA
- a CDS encoding putative Long-chain acyl-CoA synthetase (Evidence 3 : Putative function from multiple computational evidences; Product type e : enzyme) has protein sequence MPTTDDRQLPPRFNAARYCLAENARLRGDKTALVMVGDGGTVSRLTYAQADRAVRGIAAGLLGLGLKAGDRVMIRMGNEADYVLIYFGALAAGLVALPSSPQLTADEASFLMENAGVAAVVTGQGFSDSSGDAGCIHLDSETIAVMKAGEPLADYADTAADGPATLVYTSGTTSRPKGVLHAHRAIWGRRPMHAHWLGLTESDVMLHAGTMNWTYTLGVGITDPWACGATTVLYNGPRDRGIWPRLIAEQGATIFAAVPSVYRQILKYADLSEHDLSCLRHGVTAGEALSADLLDAWTRATGKPLYEALGMSEISTYVSSGPTIPVRPGSPGRPQPGRRVGILPTDGPPEPLPPGETGLLAIHRSDPGLMLGYWQRPEEEAAVMRGEWFAGGDLVSFDADGYLWFHGRNDDLMNAMGYRVSPVEVEGVLAGHPDIAEVGVTELSVRMDLRVIAAFVVLRPGAEPDAEGLMAWCGERLAAYKAPRAVRFVEALPRTANGKVQRKRLAEAAG, from the coding sequence GTGCCGACCACCGACGACCGCCAGCTGCCGCCCCGCTTCAACGCGGCCCGCTATTGCCTCGCGGAGAATGCCCGCCTGCGCGGCGACAAGACAGCGCTCGTCATGGTGGGCGACGGCGGCACGGTCAGCCGCCTCACCTATGCGCAAGCCGACCGGGCGGTGCGCGGCATCGCGGCCGGGCTGCTCGGCCTCGGGCTGAAGGCCGGCGACCGGGTGATGATCCGCATGGGCAACGAAGCCGACTACGTGCTGATCTATTTCGGTGCCCTCGCCGCGGGGCTCGTCGCCCTCCCCTCCTCGCCGCAACTGACGGCCGATGAAGCCAGCTTCCTGATGGAGAATGCCGGCGTCGCCGCCGTGGTGACCGGTCAAGGCTTTTCGGATTCCAGCGGAGATGCCGGCTGCATCCACCTCGACTCCGAAACAATCGCGGTGATGAAGGCGGGCGAGCCGCTCGCCGACTACGCCGACACCGCCGCCGACGGTCCGGCCACCCTCGTCTACACCTCCGGCACCACGAGCCGTCCGAAAGGCGTGCTCCACGCCCACCGCGCCATCTGGGGCCGCCGGCCGATGCACGCGCACTGGCTCGGCCTCACCGAATCCGACGTGATGCTGCATGCCGGCACCATGAACTGGACCTACACCCTCGGCGTCGGCATCACCGACCCCTGGGCCTGCGGCGCCACGACGGTGCTCTATAACGGCCCGCGCGACCGCGGGATCTGGCCCCGCCTGATCGCCGAGCAGGGCGCGACGATCTTCGCAGCGGTGCCGAGCGTCTACCGCCAGATCCTGAAATACGCCGACCTCTCCGAGCATGATCTCTCCTGCCTGCGCCACGGCGTCACCGCGGGCGAGGCTCTGTCGGCCGACCTTCTCGACGCCTGGACGAGGGCCACGGGTAAGCCGCTCTACGAAGCGCTCGGCATGAGCGAGATCTCGACCTATGTGTCGAGCGGCCCGACCATCCCCGTTCGTCCCGGCTCGCCCGGCCGGCCGCAACCGGGGCGCCGCGTCGGGATCCTGCCCACTGACGGACCGCCCGAACCGCTGCCGCCGGGCGAGACCGGCCTGCTGGCGATCCACCGCTCCGATCCCGGCCTGATGCTCGGCTATTGGCAGCGGCCGGAGGAAGAGGCGGCGGTGATGCGGGGTGAATGGTTCGCCGGCGGCGACCTCGTGAGCTTTGATGCGGACGGCTATCTCTGGTTCCACGGCCGCAACGACGACCTGATGAACGCCATGGGCTACCGCGTCTCGCCCGTTGAGGTGGAAGGCGTGCTGGCGGGCCATCCCGACATCGCCGAGGTCGGCGTGACGGAGCTTTCCGTACGCATGGACCTCCGGGTCATCGCCGCCTTCGTGGTTCTGCGCCCCGGCGCCGAGCCCGACGCGGAGGGACTGATGGCGTGGTGCGGCGAACGTCTGGCGGCCTACAAGGCACCGCGCGCGGTCCGCTTCGTCGAGGCGCTGCCCCGCACCGCCAACGGCAAGGTTCAACGCAAGCGGCTGGCGGAGGCCGCCGGATAG
- a CDS encoding putative lipopolysaccharide core biosynthesis glycosyl transferase (LpsC-like, kdtX-like) (Evidence 3 : Putative function from multiple computational evidences; PubMedId : 8824620; Product type e : enzyme), with the protein MAPLPISVFIIVKNEADRLGATLAAVRALADDIVVVDSGSTDGTQALAASLGARVIHNDWPGYGRQKRFAEEQCRHDWVLNLDADEVVPPDLAEQIRAVFAQGEPAHAAWSIAIAEVFPGETRPNPWAYVLTPVRLYRRDLSTYSTSPVHDRVVLGPGVTTGRIKGRIHHFSVRSLGDQLAKLNRYSDQQADDLDARGVTIPAWRLYVELPGNFLKAYFGRRHFVRGAYGFLTAMNYAISRHLRVAKHYERRVTTPRRPG; encoded by the coding sequence ATGGCCCCGCTCCCGATCTCCGTCTTCATCATCGTCAAAAACGAGGCCGACCGCCTCGGTGCGACCCTCGCGGCGGTGCGCGCCTTGGCCGACGACATCGTGGTGGTCGATTCCGGCTCGACCGACGGCACCCAGGCGCTGGCCGCCTCGCTCGGGGCCCGAGTGATCCACAACGACTGGCCGGGCTACGGCCGGCAGAAGCGCTTCGCGGAAGAGCAGTGCCGCCACGACTGGGTGCTCAACCTCGACGCCGACGAGGTGGTGCCGCCCGACCTCGCCGAGCAGATCCGCGCCGTCTTCGCTCAGGGCGAGCCGGCGCACGCCGCATGGTCCATCGCCATCGCCGAGGTTTTCCCCGGCGAGACACGCCCCAACCCCTGGGCCTACGTCCTGACCCCCGTGCGGCTCTACCGGCGCGACTTGAGCACCTACTCGACCTCACCGGTCCACGACCGGGTCGTGCTCGGCCCCGGCGTCACCACGGGGCGGATCAAAGGGCGCATCCACCATTTCTCGGTGCGCTCGCTGGGCGACCAGCTCGCCAAGCTCAACCGCTATTCCGACCAGCAAGCCGACGACCTCGACGCCCGCGGCGTCACGATCCCGGCCTGGCGCCTCTACGTCGAGCTGCCGGGCAATTTTCTGAAAGCCTATTTCGGCCGCCGCCACTTCGTGCGCGGCGCCTACGGCTTCCTCACGGCCATGAACTACGCGATCTCGCGCCATCTGCGCGTGGCCAAGCATTACGAGCGCCGTGTCACAACCCCGCGCCGACCGGGTTGA
- a CDS encoding conserved protein of unknown function (Evidence 4 : Unknown function but conserved in other organisms), protein MSQERCHFHCTDGNDVVFDLKGRAVAEVDLRPICARVAAELMQGCATPIDWSAWIVDVHDAYGQHVMTFGFDEIANEVGFLPALAA, encoded by the coding sequence ATGTCGCAGGAGCGCTGCCACTTTCACTGCACGGACGGCAACGACGTGGTTTTCGACCTAAAGGGACGGGCGGTGGCCGAGGTGGATCTCCGCCCGATCTGCGCAAGGGTAGCAGCCGAGCTGATGCAGGGCTGCGCAACTCCGATCGATTGGTCGGCGTGGATTGTCGACGTGCACGACGCCTACGGTCAGCACGTGATGACGTTTGGCTTCGACGAGATCGCCAATGAGGTTGGCTTCCTGCCGGCGCTTGCAGCTTGA
- a CDS encoding conserved protein of unknown function (Evidence 4 : Unknown function but conserved in other organisms), with amino-acid sequence MQTYSLAPDGEPGAFTVLIDREMAGRVIARVEHPGLWHIEDQNGRFMGRAGMREQGAEFLAAWFLADDQAWS; translated from the coding sequence GTGCAAACCTACAGCCTCGCACCGGACGGTGAGCCCGGCGCCTTCACAGTTTTGATCGACCGCGAGATGGCGGGACGCGTCATCGCCCGGGTCGAACACCCCGGCCTCTGGCACATCGAGGATCAGAACGGCCGGTTTATGGGACGTGCTGGCATGCGCGAGCAGGGTGCCGAGTTCCTGGCTGCCTGGTTTCTCGCCGACGATCAGGCCTGGTCGTAA
- a CDS encoding Dna-binding protein (fragment), whose amino-acid sequence MLIVGYRAQFVTTKHVPGERRRFTITIDEWLLRVADEAAEAVALTRSGFIERTLEAAADSAPSA is encoded by the coding sequence TTGTTGATTGTCGGTTACCGTGCGCAGTTCGTCACGACCAAGCACGTGCCGGGCGAGCGGCGGCGCTTCACCATCACGATCGACGAGTGGTTGCTACGCGTCGCCGATGAGGCAGCGGAGGCGGTAGCGCTAACTCGGTCGGGTTTCATTGAGCGGACGCTAGAGGCGGCCGCCGATAGCGCGCCGAGCGCTTGA
- a CDS encoding Alpha/beta hydrolase fold protein has translation MHDDSAQDVSPARNRRGWLAPALIGSAAALGITALYSAAKAREAEDRYPPIGRFITVNGVRLHYIERGEGEPLVLIHGNGTMAEDFLVSGIVDELAERYRVIIIIDRPGYGYSERPRALWTPRAHARLYQAALNRLGVSQAVVLGHSWGSLVAVALALQASQLVRSLVLASGYYYPTLRADVFLFSPPAIPVIGDVMRYTVSPVISRLILPSLIKAMFAPAEVPERFDKLFPKALMLRPSQLRAAAEDAALMTPVAVELQQHYRDLRLPVVIITGAEDQIVDVGRQSERLHSEVANSEFVAVPGIGHMIHHLSPEQVIRAIDRAAERSPAKIP, from the coding sequence ATGCACGACGACAGCGCTCAAGATGTCAGCCCCGCCCGCAACCGTCGGGGCTGGTTAGCTCCTGCCCTGATCGGCTCGGCAGCTGCCCTTGGGATCACGGCGCTCTACTCGGCCGCGAAGGCGCGTGAGGCGGAGGATCGCTACCCGCCCATTGGCCGCTTCATAACGGTGAACGGTGTGCGCCTGCACTACATCGAGCGTGGGGAAGGCGAACCCTTGGTCCTCATCCACGGCAACGGCACTATGGCCGAGGACTTCCTTGTTAGCGGCATTGTTGACGAGCTCGCCGAGCGTTACCGCGTGATCATCATCATCGACCGGCCCGGCTACGGCTACAGCGAGCGTCCACGGGCGCTCTGGACGCCACGCGCTCATGCCAGGCTCTACCAAGCAGCCTTGAACCGTCTCGGCGTGTCACAGGCGGTGGTGCTTGGACACTCATGGGGCAGCTTGGTCGCGGTGGCCCTTGCGCTCCAGGCTTCGCAGCTCGTGCGGAGCCTCGTGCTGGCCTCCGGCTACTACTACCCAACGCTGCGCGCCGACGTCTTCCTGTTCTCTCCACCGGCAATCCCAGTGATCGGAGATGTGATGCGCTATACCGTGTCACCAGTGATCTCGCGCCTGATCCTGCCGAGCCTGATTAAGGCTATGTTTGCGCCGGCCGAGGTACCAGAGCGCTTCGACAAACTGTTCCCGAAAGCGCTCATGCTCCGGCCTTCACAGCTGCGTGCGGCTGCCGAAGACGCCGCCCTGATGACGCCGGTCGCCGTCGAGCTTCAGCAGCACTACCGCGATCTGAGGTTGCCGGTGGTGATCATCACGGGTGCAGAAGATCAGATAGTGGATGTTGGCCGCCAATCCGAGCGGCTGCACAGTGAGGTGGCGAACAGCGAGTTCGTCGCTGTTCCGGGCATAGGTCACATGATCCACCACCTCTCGCCCGAACAGGTGATCAGAGCCATTGATCGAGCAGCAGAGAGGTCGCCGGCCAAGATCCCTTGA
- a CDS encoding Peptidoglycan-binding domain 1 protein (modular protein) — MTAFQHSAGLVADGIAGPKTQAALPKDDISERREVPEKPGGLVLAEGELGVREDAGAGNNPRVVKLFAAADFCGIKQNSFAWCAAAVGAMLKRAGHKPLSSLAARFYEAWGVGLKKPALGAIPTKKRGNSSWQGQLVLAGARRLRLRRQLEPDLPARRQPGRFVVGRDFPSQGVHRMPLASRRTAACAAHVADDDRQGTLGGE, encoded by the coding sequence GTGACCGCGTTTCAGCATTCGGCTGGGCTGGTGGCCGACGGCATCGCTGGGCCGAAGACGCAGGCCGCCCTGCCGAAGGACGACATCAGTGAACGACGCGAGGTGCCCGAGAAACCGGGCGGGCTGGTGCTGGCCGAGGGCGAACTCGGCGTGCGCGAGGACGCGGGCGCGGGCAATAACCCGCGCGTCGTGAAGCTCTTCGCCGCCGCTGACTTCTGCGGCATCAAGCAGAATTCGTTCGCGTGGTGCGCAGCGGCGGTCGGCGCCATGCTGAAGCGGGCCGGCCACAAGCCCTTGAGCAGTCTCGCGGCGCGCTTCTACGAGGCCTGGGGCGTCGGACTGAAGAAGCCGGCGCTCGGCGCCATCCCCACGAAGAAGCGGGGCAACTCGTCCTGGCAGGGGCAACTCGTCCTGGCAGGGGCACGTCGGCTTCGTCTTCGGCGCCAACTCGAGCCAGATCTTCCTGCTAGGCGGCAACCAGGGCGATTCGTGGTCGGTCGCGACTTTCCCTCGCAAGGAGTTCATCGCATGCCGCTGGCCAGCCGACGTACCGCTGCCTGCGCCGCACACGTTGCCGACGACGATCGCCAGGGCACTCTTGGGGGTGAGTGA
- a CDS encoding protein of unknown function (Evidence 5 : Unknown function), with protein MRRGLRPTPAANGRRVGAGPPFSAGPPFYASLTPESAGSMLY; from the coding sequence TTGCGCCGCGGTCTCCGTCCGACACCCGCGGCAAACGGCCGGCGGGTCGGTGCCGGCCCCCCTTTCAGTGCCGGCCCGCCGTTCTACGCCTCGCTCACCCCCGAGAGTGCCGGCAGCATGCTTTACTAG
- a CDS encoding protein of unknown function (Evidence 5 : Unknown function): MITGRYWVRSALLRLCNVIERRGRLIGAGEPTLREMYERALKRAEAEAVMEWRRCFVSGIGETEPYHTELGSAEEVGTITLPILSNVPADLAEIRLCD; this comes from the coding sequence GTGATCACGGGTCGTTATTGGGTCCGGTCCGCCCTCCTCCGGCTATGCAATGTTATTGAGCGGCGCGGGCGACTGATAGGAGCCGGTGAACCGACTCTGCGTGAGATGTATGAGCGCGCGCTTAAACGTGCCGAAGCTGAAGCGGTTATGGAGTGGCGCCGCTGCTTCGTTTCAGGGATAGGCGAGACGGAGCCGTACCATACGGAGCTTGGCTCAGCCGAAGAGGTCGGCACGATCACCCTTCCTATCCTCAGCAACGTACCGGCGGATTTGGCTGAGATTAGGCTGTGCGATTGA
- a CDS encoding conserved protein of unknown function (Evidence 4 : Unknown function but conserved in other organisms), with product MKTTYLVQTLVLKRERLIPGDRQASPTSSGAMKRAEAMATRMPGTAALQIVADEETGELESATILGQYGEVPDDFAESLQAA from the coding sequence ATGAAGACGACCTACCTCGTGCAGACGCTCGTGTTGAAGCGGGAGCGGCTAATCCCGGGCGATCGGCAGGCCTCGCCGACGAGTAGCGGTGCGATGAAGCGAGCCGAGGCGATGGCGACGCGCATGCCGGGGACGGCCGCCTTGCAGATCGTGGCCGACGAGGAGACCGGCGAACTCGAGAGTGCTACGATCCTCGGTCAGTACGGCGAGGTGCCGGACGATTTTGCTGAGAGCCTGCAGGCAGCCTGA
- a CDS encoding putative acyltransferase with acyl-CoA N-acyltransferase domain (Evidence 3 : Putative function from multiple computational evidences; Product type e : enzyme), translating into MTALPLVIRPEHPDDAAAIERLHARAFGPGRFARTAYRLREGVAPLPDLCLTALVGTYLVGSVRIGPAEAQGGSLLVLGPLTVDPSFSDRGIGTSLMQASLDAARAAGHGLVVLVGDAPYYRRFGFVPVPAGRLTLPGPVDPARFLWLELRDGASAGLSGAIQPRRV; encoded by the coding sequence GTGACCGCCCTCCCCCTCGTCATCCGACCCGAGCATCCGGACGACGCCGCGGCGATCGAGCGGCTGCACGCCCGCGCCTTCGGCCCCGGCCGCTTCGCCCGCACCGCCTACCGCCTGCGCGAGGGCGTCGCGCCCCTGCCCGATCTCTGCCTGACGGCGCTGGTCGGCACCTATCTCGTCGGCTCGGTGCGGATCGGCCCGGCCGAGGCGCAGGGCGGATCGCTCCTCGTGCTCGGGCCGCTCACCGTCGATCCGAGCTTTTCCGATCGCGGCATCGGCACCAGCCTGATGCAGGCTAGCCTTGATGCCGCCCGCGCCGCCGGGCACGGCCTCGTCGTCCTCGTCGGCGACGCGCCCTATTACCGCCGCTTCGGCTTTGTGCCCGTGCCCGCGGGCCGGCTGACCCTGCCGGGCCCGGTCGATCCCGCGCGCTTCCTCTGGCTTGAACTCAGGGACGGGGCGAGCGCCGGCCTCTCCGGCGCAATTCAGCCGCGACGCGTATAG
- a CDS encoding protein of unknown function (Evidence 5 : Unknown function), which translates to MQRTAAMSFAITNSLAGLGRQRTPFYIDLGRRTCTSNYVFERNTLAGT; encoded by the coding sequence TTGCAGCGTACAGCTGCAATGTCATTTGCAATAACCAATAGCTTGGCCGGATTGGGCAGGCAACGAACGCCATTTTATATCGATCTGGGCCGGCGCACCTGTACGAGCAACTATGTGTTTGAGCGGAATACGTTGGCAGGCACATAA